GTTATTGCCTAGAGCATCAATTTTATTTATCAGTATTAAAGCTGGTTTATATATTGTTCTTTCAAATATTGCCTTCTCAACATCGTCTATATTCACCTCTCCATATATTTTAACAATAGCATTGTATATTCTATAACTATTTAGGAGTTTAATCACCTCATCCTCTGTTCCAACAAGTTTGCCATAATTAATTATTCTTATCCCACCTGCATGTCTTTTTTCAAATTCTACAAATCCCTTAGGCTTTTCAATAACAATTCCATGATCATTTAGGAAATCGATGATAAGCTTGAAATCATTCTCATAATCTCTTGTCGCATCCAAAACTATTATAATTCCATCACTATTCTTAGCTAAACCAGCAACTTTTGTGTTCCATCCACCACCATTAGGTATTATAGATGGTGCTTCAACAATTTGAAATTGAATATCCTTATACTGCATCATACCAATGGCAGGAAACTTGGTAGTATAGGGAACATCAGATACTTCAACTTTTGCTCCAGTCAAAAACTTTAGCAATGCACTCTTGCCAGATTTCGTTAATCCTAGTAAAACAAGTTGTGCAGCACCTTCCTTCTCAACAAAGAATGAAAGACCAGAACCTGTTTTTCTCTGTTTCTTCTCTTCAACTTCCTCTCTAAGTTCTGCCATTCTTTTTCTAATCCAACGCACCAAGTTTTCTGTTCCTTTGTGCTTGGGAACAGCTGAAAGAAATTCCTCCAATGCACGAAGCTTTTCTTCAGGTGTCTTAGCTTCCATGTATTTTACAAATTTTGCTTTAGCTTCAGCAGGTAAATTCGTAACCATTTTTAAACCCTAGAAACTAGTAAATTACTGAACCTGCTACATACTATAATATAAGGATAGCCAAATTGATTTAAAAAGATTAATAGTCATTAAACTCCTGACCTCCTCCATACTAAAAGAAAGATTTTCAAACATACTTTATATTAGAAACATTTAATTGCTAAATTAAAATAATTAGGTTTAAAACATGATATTATCTCTACATATTGTTACATCTTCAATAGTTTTCCAGCATATGTAGCATCGGCACTAAGATACTTTTCAATTCTCAATAATTCATTATACTTAGCTGTTCTCTCTCCTCTTGCTGGTGCACCAGTCTTTATAAATGGTCCTTTAACTGCTACCGCTAAGTGTGCTATTGTGTTATCCTCACTTTCTCCACTTCTATGGCTAATTATGGTATAAATGTTGTTGTTTTTAGCTAATGTAATAAAATCAAGCGTTTCTGATAATGTTCCTATTTGATTTGGTTTAACTATAACTGCTGAAACCGAATTATGTTTAATTGCTATCTCAAGTCTTTCAACACTTGTTACTGTTAAATCATCGCCAACAATAATTGTTTTATTCTTCAATTCTTTTTTAAGTTCTGCATATGCTTCGAAGTCTTCTTCATTGAATGGGTCCTCAATACTTAAGATATTAAACTCTATTGCAATTGATTTCCAATACTCCAAAAGTTTTTCTCTAGCTAATTTAGAGCCATCTATTACATATGTTTTGCTGGACTCATCATAGAATTGTGATGCTGCAGCATCAAGTGATATTCTAACCTGCTTTTCTGGATCATAACCACAGTTTTTAATAGCTTTTAAAAGAGTTGAAATAGCTTCTCTAACATATTTCATTGGTGGAGCATAACCTCCCTCATCACCAACATTAACTGCTGAAGCTCCATACATGTTCTTTAATACTGATTTCAATTCTTTGTATATCTCGACAGCAGCCCTCATAGCCTCTGAAAATGTTTCAAACCCTATTGGAACTATCATAAATTCTTGAACAGCTAACTCATTTCCTGCATGAGCTCCTCCATTAATTATGTTCAAAAGTGGTATAGGCAATATTCTACTGTCTATACCACCTAAATACTGAAACAAAGGAATTTTAGCAGTATCTGCAGCTGCTTTTGCAACAGCCAAACTTGTTGCTAGAATTGCATTTGCACCTAGCCTAGACTTATTTGCAGTTCCATCAACTTGAATCATTATCCTATCTATTTCTCTCTGTCTTCTTGCATCAATGCCTTGTATTGCTGGAGCAATATAATTAATAACATTTGAAACAGCCTTGGTTACACTACGTCCCTTAAACTTTGCGGCATCCCCATCTCTAAGTTCCAAAGCTTCGTATTTTCCTCTAGAAGCTCCTGCAGGTGCTATTGCCCTGCCAATTCCACCACCAACAGTTTCAACCATGACTTCTACCGTTGGATCTCCACGTGAATCTAAAACTTGTATGGCATCTACAAATCTTATTACATATGGATTAGACATTGCTGAAACACCTGTGGCTAACACGTACTAAGCTATATTAAGCAGAGACATAATATACTTTGCTTCTTTATCAAAACACTTTATATACACTAACTAAGCAATGTTACATTGTGTGAGTCAAAAATGGCTAGAAAAGAGAGTCGAAAAACTTTAAACAAATGCCCGAAATGTGGAACAATTGTAGACTCACCAACAAAAACATGGCAATTAATAGCACCAATACCCGATAGTGCTGGAAGAGTTACAATAACTATTATGGGCGTTTTTGAATGTCCTAATTGTGGATATAAGTGGAGAGGTGTTGTATCTAAAATGAAAGTTGGAGGTGGTGATGTAGAAATTGAGGGTGTTAAAAAAACTATTACTTTAGAGGAAAGACCTGAAAGAAGTGAAAAAGTAATTGAGTTGGATTTAAGCGAACTCTCAATTGAAGAAGAGGAATAGGGTAACTAAATGACAAAAATGTTAAAAATTGTGGAAACAGCAATAGTTCTACTCCTCATATTTTTATTACTCTACGCTAACATAGCATACTATGTATGGAAGCAAATAACAATAGCTGTTGTTGAAGGATATAGCATGAATCCACTGCTTCATGATGGCGATATTGTATTGATTTTGCCAGCAAACAAAATAAATTTAGGCGATATCATAGTCTTTAAAAATGATTATAACGAATATGTAATTCACAGAGTTGTTGGCATAATTAATTGTTCCGGAAAAAATTTATACATAACCAAGGGTGATAATAATCAATTCATAGATCAAGTAACATTCATAGCATATAGAAGTAGCATTGAATGTAAAAAACCAAGTAATATAAGAATATTAAACA
Above is a genomic segment from Ignisphaera cupida containing:
- a CDS encoding OBG GTPase family GTP-binding protein; this translates as MVTNLPAEAKAKFVKYMEAKTPEEKLRALEEFLSAVPKHKGTENLVRWIRKRMAELREEVEEKKQRKTGSGLSFFVEKEGAAQLVLLGLTKSGKSALLKFLTGAKVEVSDVPYTTKFPAIGMMQYKDIQFQIVEAPSIIPNGGGWNTKVAGLAKNSDGIIIVLDATRDYENDFKLIIDFLNDHGIVIEKPKGFVEFEKRHAGGIRIINYGKLVGTEDEVIKLLNSYRIYNAIVKIYGEVNIDDVEKAIFERTIYKPALILINKIDALGNNGAALKIGFLNNFKIPVFFVSAIRGFNKDVLGNKIFELLNIVRIYTKPPNGEPSSKPLVLKKGSTVQNVAEAIHKDFVRKFAYARVWGSSVKYPGQRVGLDHVLHDGDIVEIVLKK
- the eno gene encoding phosphopyruvate hydratase gives rise to the protein MSNPYVIRFVDAIQVLDSRGDPTVEVMVETVGGGIGRAIAPAGASRGKYEALELRDGDAAKFKGRSVTKAVSNVINYIAPAIQGIDARRQREIDRIMIQVDGTANKSRLGANAILATSLAVAKAAADTAKIPLFQYLGGIDSRILPIPLLNIINGGAHAGNELAVQEFMIVPIGFETFSEAMRAAVEIYKELKSVLKNMYGASAVNVGDEGGYAPPMKYVREAISTLLKAIKNCGYDPEKQVRISLDAAASQFYDESSKTYVIDGSKLAREKLLEYWKSIAIEFNILSIEDPFNEEDFEAYAELKKELKNKTIIVGDDLTVTSVERLEIAIKHNSVSAVIVKPNQIGTLSETLDFITLAKNNNIYTIISHRSGESEDNTIAHLAVAVKGPFIKTGAPARGERTAKYNELLRIEKYLSADATYAGKLLKM
- a CDS encoding chromatin protein Cren7; the encoded protein is MARKESRKTLNKCPKCGTIVDSPTKTWQLIAPIPDSAGRVTITIMGVFECPNCGYKWRGVVSKMKVGGGDVEIEGVKKTITLEERPERSEKVIELDLSELSIEEEE
- a CDS encoding signal peptidase I; this encodes MTKMLKIVETAIVLLLIFLLLYANIAYYVWKQITIAVVEGYSMNPLLHDGDIVLILPANKINLGDIIVFKNDYNEYVIHRVVGIINCSGKNLYITKGDNNQFIDQVTFIAYRSSIECKKPSNIRILNNSNIYTKDIVQIIINSNRGIDNSRIVGKVLQINGIVVKISGLITR